AATTCCAGCTCATTAACATGTTTGTTTAACTTGTCAAAAAGTTTTTTCTTTTCGTGCTCTGATTCCTGTTCCACCCGCTCGTCCTGGACATGGTCCTCCTCAAAATTAATGAAAAGGTTCATATGCTCTTTGATGATTTTGGCCGAGATGGCAAGAGCTGTTTCGGGTGGAATGCTGCCGTCTGTGGTGATCTCCATGATAAGTTTATCGTAGTCGGTCATCCGGCCGACCCTGGCGTTCTCAACCCAGTACATGACCTTAACAACCGGCGAATGAATCGAGTCCACGGCAATATAATCTACCGAAAGTTCTTCATCTTTGTTGCGTTCGGCCGGTACGAAGCCTTTGCTGAAAGTCACTACCATCTCCATTTTGAGATGGGCTCCCTTTTCGAGGGTAGCAATTGTCAGGTCTGGGTTAAGAATCTCCACATCCTGGTCGGTAATAATATCTGCTCCAGTGATAGCTCCTTCGCGTTCTATGTCGACAGAGATAATTTTGGGAACAGTTGAATGGGTACGGAAACGAAGCTCCTTCAGGTTGAGAACAATCTGAGTAACATCCTCATAAACACCCGGGATCGTTGAGAATTCATGTAAAACGTTCTCGATTCGGAACGCAGTGACAGCACCGCCCTGTAAAGAGGAAAGCAGCACTCTTCTAAGAGCGTTTCCGAAAGTTGTACCAAAACCTCGCTCGAACGGTTCTGCTGTGAACCTGCCGAAAGTGTCTGTCTTGCTGTCGGCAACAAATTCCAGCTTGTTTGGACGTGTGAGATTTTTCCAGTTCTTTTCCATCATGGTCATTTTCCCCTTTTGATGGATCGCTTACTTGGAATAGAGCTCAACTATGAGCTGTTCATTAACCGGCATAGCAACCTCTTCCCGAATTGGATAGCTCTTGAAATATCCTCTGAACTTGGGAGCTTCCAATTCCAGCCATGCGGGGGTGCTTTTTCTCTCTGCCGAAACCATAGATTCCTGCACCCTGACAGATTTTCGGCTTTTTTCACTGATCTCGATCTGATCGCCGGGCCTCATCAGGAAAGAAGGTATATTGACCTTCCGGTCGTTGACCAGAACGTGGCCATGCCGCACAAGCTGGCGCGCATCTGCCCTTGAACCGGCAAAACCAAGTCTGAACACAGTGTTGTCCAGTCTTCGCTCAAGAAGGATGATGAGGTTCACACCGGTAACACCTTTCTGGCGGTCAGCCATTTTAAAGTAGTTCCGGAACTGTCCTTCCATAACACCATAGATCCTTCTGGCCTTCTGTTTCTCTCGAAGCTGAACGCCATAGTCGGAATGTTTGATCCGTCTGGTTCCATGCTGCCCAGGGGGATAAGGCCTGCGCTCAACAGCGCACTTATCTGAATAACACCTGTCACCCTTAAGGAAAAGCTTGGCACCTTCCCTTCGGCAGAGCCGACATACTGATTCTCGATACCTCGCCAATTTACTCCTCCTTATATCAGACCCGGCGCCTCTTGGGCGGACGGCATCCATTGTGAGGGATGGGGGTCACATCCTTGATCAAGGTAACTTCCAAACCGGAAGCCTGAAGCGATCGCAGAGCCGCTTCCCGGCCGGAGCCAGGTCCCTTAACAAGGACATCAACCTTCCTCACACCGTTTTCCATGGCCCTCTTGGCAACGTCTTCCGCAGCCAACTGAGCAGCGAACGGGGTGCTTTTCCTTGAACCCTTGAACCCCTTGCTACCGGCACTACACCAGGCAAGCGTGTTTCCCGCTGGATCTGTTATTGTAATGATCGTATTATTGAACGTAGCCTGTATATGGGCCACACCGACAGGAACGTTCTTCTTAACCCTCCTGCCTGATCCTTTTTTCGGCTTAGCCATCTATTCCTCCCGTGCTTGGGCTATCTCTTCTTCCGGCCGCCAATAGACGGACGGTGTCCCTTCCTGGATCTTGCATTAGTTTTGGTCCTTTGGCCTCTGACAGGAAGTCCCCGTCTGTGCCGCAGCCCCTCGTAACTGCCGAGATCCATCTTATTCTTGATATTGAAGGAAATCTCCCTGCGGAGGTCTCCTTCCACCATATGGTTCTTAACGATTAGATCCCTGAGCCGAATAACCTGACCTTCGTCCAGATCAACAACCCTGGTATCCGG
Above is a genomic segment from bacterium containing:
- a CDS encoding DNA-directed RNA polymerase subunit alpha, which produces MEKNWKNLTRPNKLEFVADSKTDTFGRFTAEPFERGFGTTFGNALRRVLLSSLQGGAVTAFRIENVLHEFSTIPGVYEDVTQIVLNLKELRFRTHSTVPKIISVDIEREGAITGADIITDQDVEILNPDLTIATLEKGAHLKMEMVVTFSKGFVPAERNKDEELSVDYIAVDSIHSPVVKVMYWVENARVGRMTDYDKLIMEITTDGSIPPETALAISAKIIKEHMNLFINFEEDHVQDERVEQESEHEKKKLFDKLNKHVNELELSVRSINCLQNANIDSIGELVQKTESEMLRTKNFGRKSLNELKEILEEMGLSFGMDIRGWIPSEEEPEEAQETV
- the rpsD gene encoding 30S ribosomal protein S4 yields the protein MARYRESVCRLCRREGAKLFLKGDRCYSDKCAVERRPYPPGQHGTRRIKHSDYGVQLREKQKARRIYGVMEGQFRNYFKMADRQKGVTGVNLIILLERRLDNTVFRLGFAGSRADARQLVRHGHVLVNDRKVNIPSFLMRPGDQIEISEKSRKSVRVQESMVSAERKSTPAWLELEAPKFRGYFKSYPIREEVAMPVNEQLIVELYSK
- the rpsK gene encoding 30S ribosomal protein S11, which gives rise to MAKPKKGSGRRVKKNVPVGVAHIQATFNNTIITITDPAGNTLAWCSAGSKGFKGSRKSTPFAAQLAAEDVAKRAMENGVRKVDVLVKGPGSGREAALRSLQASGLEVTLIKDVTPIPHNGCRPPKRRRV
- the rpsM gene encoding 30S ribosomal protein S13 — protein: MARIAGVDLPRNKRIEVALTYIYGIGQTTATKIVSEADVNPDTRVVDLDEGQVIRLRDLIVKNHMVEGDLRREISFNIKNKMDLGSYEGLRHRRGLPVRGQRTKTNARSRKGHRPSIGGRKKR